The Pocillopora verrucosa isolate sample1 chromosome 14, ASM3666991v2, whole genome shotgun sequence genome has a segment encoding these proteins:
- the LOC131773862 gene encoding serine-rich adhesin for platelets-like isoform X1, producing the protein MKTRCRNYGRRQRMTAGGLPPSKQESTIKDIEKGGDLTDEIAGKDSQVLHETRSQKQASKKRLHEDHAEILTKDSSFTATSETTNSSVGVATRSSTRPNKRIKLSVPQSNKVGNQENSTSCELVTSSSSSPQTNRRKKQPKRQWESWGKAEKDTFFEALHEYGKDFDKICNFIAAKHKRRGDPPALIKNKDQVRHFYYRSLNKINKYLPAEYQRGSDTQQKMIIELKGLICYGELRKKICGWNDKHGKKLEELLNHGTISIRSKGRNFKIKAPVCRALKRLQSVGQGKEDGDAQPLAMPNKLLLELMPHDHLAWAAVQQLSKNPRLRTSVPAKKPLSGMLHFLMKKWQILSRKTLEPLQMCIVVPPKFHFSSDIMEKQTNSAVSKISSGALGLVENSLTTDSMSLEPLEELTKSCSPSFSLEEKSSEVILNGHLESSSNNVPCNGCNNLSSEPNTPGSGCAENSGQTDKTMDTLLGMEGSSQRYAEVALEPCCTSEPVQQDKVESCSNKNYPSLWTLNTCGNITFGEIYCKLRRPPKLKLEYTWNGIEHNLAPSHTAVSLTRLVDIAAAEFTKVKESNDESKTTSKSSDTLTGKNSLYSSSKDKGTTMSVSKDKVASKSTRPASKTIDKLPFILPSVVAPATQTSTSKSIISDLPPQTRPMARVRKRPQRPNIHRTLLPRPVGSPSSVPPGAVAVSFIPQPGQTVGTILASGVSTTTTSGTTQSKTVVSSKSLSGTSSSSTSTTVSSLVERPSPAAAAAASVVADNGFINVNSTDLSLEMSGFSDTDLLAVVDHFVGSTKSIADSVVTTSNSVDSIIGLALGTALDENATPTSIAGMSEDSNSAFLASLTSLKTSNLDLATQVVQRIGSDTPSNVHIEELNSGVAGGSMPSSATSPTLENILNSTNSIAQSPTLTSCNVFFNGAGPICSIVDSQSQQEALIDKDNMAASSLILSPNSESSLQASFQTPWFNGENSNFSIGSLLDKLSTSPKKDERLPSMGETSSGGSASKEPSQEPSQEPSQEPSQEILPSAHHLLDPETAFQAIMDENSVDFVKKFQDLAKEISGENNKAPTSPASDTTFPPLCNTELNGRSSDDSNSDNGIFKQILKQSKTNVS; encoded by the exons ATGAAAACTCGCTGTCGAAATTATGGGAGAAGGCAAAG GATGACCGCCGGCGGCTTGCCTCCATCCAAGCAAGAAAGCACGATCAAAGATATTGAAAAAGGTGGCGATTTGACAGACGAGATAGCTGGTAAGGACTCACAGGTTTTGCACGAAACACGATCTCAAAAACAGGCTTCGAAGAAACGTCTTCACGAAGACCATGCGGAAATTTTAACAAAGGACTCCAGTTTTACTGCAACATCTGAAACAACTAATAGCTCTGTCGGTGTTGCGACTAGGAGCAGTACAAGAcctaataaaagaataaaattgtCTGTTCCTCAATCTAACAAAGTTGGAAATCAAG AAAATAGTACTAGTTGTGAGTTAGTgacctcatcatcatcatcaccacaGACAAACAGGaggaaaaaacaaccaaaaaggCAATGGGAATCTTGGGGAAAGGCAGAAAAGGACACCTTTTTTGAGGCTCTTCATGAATATGGTAAAGACTTTGATAAGATCTGCAACTTCATTGCAGCAAAACATAAAAGAAGGGGTGATCCTCCTGCtctgattaaaaacaaagaccAAGTTAGACATTTTTACTATCGTTCACTGAACAAGATTAACAAATATCTTCCTGCTGAATACCAAAGGGGAAGTGACACCCAACAGAAGATGATTATTGAATTAAAAGGTTTGATTTGTTACGGAGAACTTCGCAAAAAAATATGCGGCTGGAATGACAAACATGGAAAGAAACTGGAAGAATTACTAAATCATGGAACAATCTCTATCCGCAGCAAAGGGcggaatttcaaaattaaggcCCCTGTATGTCGGGCCCTTAAACGGCTGCAATCAGTTGGACAAGGCAAGGAAGATGGTGATGCTCAACCTCTTGCCATGCCAAATAAACTGCTATTAGAACTCATGCCACATGATCATTTAGCTTGGGCTGCAGTTCAGCAACTGTCAAAAAACCCAAGGTTGAGAACGTCTGTGCCAGCAAAGAAACCTTTAAGTGGGATGCTTCATTTCCTTATGAAGAAGTGGCAGATTCTGTCCAGAAAGACTTTAGAACCATTGCAAATGTGTATTGTTGTGCCGCCAAAGTTTCACTTCAGCTCAGACATTATGGAAAAGCAAACCAATTCTGCAGTGAGCAAAATATCATCAGGTGCACTTGGTTTGGTTGAAAACAGCCTTACTACAGATTCAATGTCTCTTGAACCTCTGGAAGAGTTAACAAAATCATGCTCTCCTTCTTTCTCTTTGGAAGAGAAATCTTCAGAGGTCATTTTAAATGGACACCTAGAGAGTTCCTCTAACAATGTGCCTTGCAATGGGTGTAATAATTTGTCATCTGAACCAAATACACCAGGCAGTGGTTGTGCTGAAAATTCTGGTCAAACTGATAAAACAATGGATACCTTACTGGGTATGGAAGGTTCATCTCAGAGATATGCTGAAGTAGCATTGGAACCATGCTGTACTTCAGAACCTGTTCAACAGGACAAGGTTGAATCTTGTAGCAACAAAAACTATCCCTCTCTTTGGACATTAAACACATGTGGGAATattacttttggagaaatttattGCAAACTCAGAAGACCTCCAAAATTAAAACTGGAGTATACATGGAATGGTATTGAACACAACCTTGCACCTTCACACACTGCCGTTTCTCTGACAAGACTTGTTGATATTGCAGCAGCAGAATTTACCAAAGTAAAAGAAAGCAATGATGAATCCAAAACAACATCAAAGTCATCAGATACATTAACTGGTAAGAACAGCTTATACTCTTCGTCCAAAGACAAAGGAACCACTATGAGTGTTTCAAAAGATAAAGTTGCTTCTAAATCTACACGTCCTGCCTCTAAAACAATTGACAAACTTCCATTTATTCTTCCATCTGTGGTTGCACCAGCCACACAAACATCAACTTCTAAAAGCATTATTTCTGATCTCCCACCACAAACTCGTCCCATGGCCAGGGTTCGTAAAAGGCCACAGAGACCAAATATACACAGAACTTTATTACCACGACCAGTTGGCAGTCCAAGTTCTGTCCCACCTGGAGCAGTGGCAGTGTCTTTTATTCCTCAACCAGGGCAAACGGTCGGCACCATTCTTGCATCTGGTGTGTCCACAACAACCACATCAGGAACAACTCAGTCTAAGACAGTTGTTTCTTCTAAATCACTTTcag GAACATCTAGTAGCTCTACATCAACAACTGTTTCAAGCCTTGTGGAAAGGCCTTCaccagcagcagcagcagcagcatcAGTTGTGGCAGACAATGGATTTATCAATGTAAACTCAACAGACTTAAGTTTGGAAATGTCAGGATTTTCAGACACAGACCTTCTTGCAGTTGTGGACCATTTTGTTGGCAGCACAAAGTCAATAGCTGACAGTGTTGTAACCACATCCAATTCTGTAGACTCTATCATCGGTCTTGCTCTGGGAACTGCATTGGATGAGAATGCAACACCTACATCCATTGCAGGAATGAGTGAAGATTCCAACTCGGCATTTTTAGCTTCTCTTACAAGtttaaaaacttcaaatttagACTTAGCAACACAGGTGGTGCAGAGAATTGGTTCAGACACCCCTTCTAATGTTCATATTGAGGAACTTAATTCTGGTGTGGCTGGTGGCAGCATGCCATCAAGCGCTACAAGCCCGACCTTGGAGAATATTCTAAACTCAACAAACTCAATCGCACAGTCTCCTACTTTGACTTCATGTAATGTGTTTTTCAATGGTGCAGGACCTATTTGCAGCATTGTTGATTCACAAAGTCAACAAGAAGCACTGATAGATAAAGACAACATGGCTGCATCATCCTTAATTTTATCTCCAAATTCAGAAAGTTCTCTTCAGGCTTCATTTCAGACTCCCTGGTTTAATGGAGAG AATTCTAACTTTTCCATTGGGAGCCTTCTTG ATAAACTATCCACCTCACCTAAGAAAGATGAAAGGCTCCCTAGCATGGGG GAGACATCATCTGGAGGAAGTGCATCTAAGGAACCATCTCAGGAACCATCTCAGGAACCATCTCAGGAACCATCTCAGGAAATCCTTCCTAGTGCTCACCATTTACTAGAT CCGGAGACAGCTTTTCAAGCCATAATGGATGAAAATAGTGTGGACTTTGTGAAGAAATTCCAAGACCTGGCAAAGGAAATATCTGGTGAAAATAACAAAGCCCCGACAAGTCCGGCCTCTGATACTACATTCCCACCACTATGCAACACAGAATTAAATGGCAGATCCTCTGATGACAGCAATAGCGACAATGGAATCTTCAAACAAATCCTGAAACAATCAAAGACGAATGTCAGTTGA
- the LOC131773862 gene encoding serine-rich adhesin for platelets-like isoform X2 → MMTAGGLPPSKQESTIKDIEKGGDLTDEIAGKDSQVLHETRSQKQASKKRLHEDHAEILTKDSSFTATSETTNSSVGVATRSSTRPNKRIKLSVPQSNKVGNQENSTSCELVTSSSSSPQTNRRKKQPKRQWESWGKAEKDTFFEALHEYGKDFDKICNFIAAKHKRRGDPPALIKNKDQVRHFYYRSLNKINKYLPAEYQRGSDTQQKMIIELKGLICYGELRKKICGWNDKHGKKLEELLNHGTISIRSKGRNFKIKAPVCRALKRLQSVGQGKEDGDAQPLAMPNKLLLELMPHDHLAWAAVQQLSKNPRLRTSVPAKKPLSGMLHFLMKKWQILSRKTLEPLQMCIVVPPKFHFSSDIMEKQTNSAVSKISSGALGLVENSLTTDSMSLEPLEELTKSCSPSFSLEEKSSEVILNGHLESSSNNVPCNGCNNLSSEPNTPGSGCAENSGQTDKTMDTLLGMEGSSQRYAEVALEPCCTSEPVQQDKVESCSNKNYPSLWTLNTCGNITFGEIYCKLRRPPKLKLEYTWNGIEHNLAPSHTAVSLTRLVDIAAAEFTKVKESNDESKTTSKSSDTLTGKNSLYSSSKDKGTTMSVSKDKVASKSTRPASKTIDKLPFILPSVVAPATQTSTSKSIISDLPPQTRPMARVRKRPQRPNIHRTLLPRPVGSPSSVPPGAVAVSFIPQPGQTVGTILASGVSTTTTSGTTQSKTVVSSKSLSGTSSSSTSTTVSSLVERPSPAAAAAASVVADNGFINVNSTDLSLEMSGFSDTDLLAVVDHFVGSTKSIADSVVTTSNSVDSIIGLALGTALDENATPTSIAGMSEDSNSAFLASLTSLKTSNLDLATQVVQRIGSDTPSNVHIEELNSGVAGGSMPSSATSPTLENILNSTNSIAQSPTLTSCNVFFNGAGPICSIVDSQSQQEALIDKDNMAASSLILSPNSESSLQASFQTPWFNGENSNFSIGSLLDKLSTSPKKDERLPSMGETSSGGSASKEPSQEPSQEPSQEPSQEILPSAHHLLDPETAFQAIMDENSVDFVKKFQDLAKEISGENNKAPTSPASDTTFPPLCNTELNGRSSDDSNSDNGIFKQILKQSKTNVS, encoded by the exons AT GATGACCGCCGGCGGCTTGCCTCCATCCAAGCAAGAAAGCACGATCAAAGATATTGAAAAAGGTGGCGATTTGACAGACGAGATAGCTGGTAAGGACTCACAGGTTTTGCACGAAACACGATCTCAAAAACAGGCTTCGAAGAAACGTCTTCACGAAGACCATGCGGAAATTTTAACAAAGGACTCCAGTTTTACTGCAACATCTGAAACAACTAATAGCTCTGTCGGTGTTGCGACTAGGAGCAGTACAAGAcctaataaaagaataaaattgtCTGTTCCTCAATCTAACAAAGTTGGAAATCAAG AAAATAGTACTAGTTGTGAGTTAGTgacctcatcatcatcatcaccacaGACAAACAGGaggaaaaaacaaccaaaaaggCAATGGGAATCTTGGGGAAAGGCAGAAAAGGACACCTTTTTTGAGGCTCTTCATGAATATGGTAAAGACTTTGATAAGATCTGCAACTTCATTGCAGCAAAACATAAAAGAAGGGGTGATCCTCCTGCtctgattaaaaacaaagaccAAGTTAGACATTTTTACTATCGTTCACTGAACAAGATTAACAAATATCTTCCTGCTGAATACCAAAGGGGAAGTGACACCCAACAGAAGATGATTATTGAATTAAAAGGTTTGATTTGTTACGGAGAACTTCGCAAAAAAATATGCGGCTGGAATGACAAACATGGAAAGAAACTGGAAGAATTACTAAATCATGGAACAATCTCTATCCGCAGCAAAGGGcggaatttcaaaattaaggcCCCTGTATGTCGGGCCCTTAAACGGCTGCAATCAGTTGGACAAGGCAAGGAAGATGGTGATGCTCAACCTCTTGCCATGCCAAATAAACTGCTATTAGAACTCATGCCACATGATCATTTAGCTTGGGCTGCAGTTCAGCAACTGTCAAAAAACCCAAGGTTGAGAACGTCTGTGCCAGCAAAGAAACCTTTAAGTGGGATGCTTCATTTCCTTATGAAGAAGTGGCAGATTCTGTCCAGAAAGACTTTAGAACCATTGCAAATGTGTATTGTTGTGCCGCCAAAGTTTCACTTCAGCTCAGACATTATGGAAAAGCAAACCAATTCTGCAGTGAGCAAAATATCATCAGGTGCACTTGGTTTGGTTGAAAACAGCCTTACTACAGATTCAATGTCTCTTGAACCTCTGGAAGAGTTAACAAAATCATGCTCTCCTTCTTTCTCTTTGGAAGAGAAATCTTCAGAGGTCATTTTAAATGGACACCTAGAGAGTTCCTCTAACAATGTGCCTTGCAATGGGTGTAATAATTTGTCATCTGAACCAAATACACCAGGCAGTGGTTGTGCTGAAAATTCTGGTCAAACTGATAAAACAATGGATACCTTACTGGGTATGGAAGGTTCATCTCAGAGATATGCTGAAGTAGCATTGGAACCATGCTGTACTTCAGAACCTGTTCAACAGGACAAGGTTGAATCTTGTAGCAACAAAAACTATCCCTCTCTTTGGACATTAAACACATGTGGGAATattacttttggagaaatttattGCAAACTCAGAAGACCTCCAAAATTAAAACTGGAGTATACATGGAATGGTATTGAACACAACCTTGCACCTTCACACACTGCCGTTTCTCTGACAAGACTTGTTGATATTGCAGCAGCAGAATTTACCAAAGTAAAAGAAAGCAATGATGAATCCAAAACAACATCAAAGTCATCAGATACATTAACTGGTAAGAACAGCTTATACTCTTCGTCCAAAGACAAAGGAACCACTATGAGTGTTTCAAAAGATAAAGTTGCTTCTAAATCTACACGTCCTGCCTCTAAAACAATTGACAAACTTCCATTTATTCTTCCATCTGTGGTTGCACCAGCCACACAAACATCAACTTCTAAAAGCATTATTTCTGATCTCCCACCACAAACTCGTCCCATGGCCAGGGTTCGTAAAAGGCCACAGAGACCAAATATACACAGAACTTTATTACCACGACCAGTTGGCAGTCCAAGTTCTGTCCCACCTGGAGCAGTGGCAGTGTCTTTTATTCCTCAACCAGGGCAAACGGTCGGCACCATTCTTGCATCTGGTGTGTCCACAACAACCACATCAGGAACAACTCAGTCTAAGACAGTTGTTTCTTCTAAATCACTTTcag GAACATCTAGTAGCTCTACATCAACAACTGTTTCAAGCCTTGTGGAAAGGCCTTCaccagcagcagcagcagcagcatcAGTTGTGGCAGACAATGGATTTATCAATGTAAACTCAACAGACTTAAGTTTGGAAATGTCAGGATTTTCAGACACAGACCTTCTTGCAGTTGTGGACCATTTTGTTGGCAGCACAAAGTCAATAGCTGACAGTGTTGTAACCACATCCAATTCTGTAGACTCTATCATCGGTCTTGCTCTGGGAACTGCATTGGATGAGAATGCAACACCTACATCCATTGCAGGAATGAGTGAAGATTCCAACTCGGCATTTTTAGCTTCTCTTACAAGtttaaaaacttcaaatttagACTTAGCAACACAGGTGGTGCAGAGAATTGGTTCAGACACCCCTTCTAATGTTCATATTGAGGAACTTAATTCTGGTGTGGCTGGTGGCAGCATGCCATCAAGCGCTACAAGCCCGACCTTGGAGAATATTCTAAACTCAACAAACTCAATCGCACAGTCTCCTACTTTGACTTCATGTAATGTGTTTTTCAATGGTGCAGGACCTATTTGCAGCATTGTTGATTCACAAAGTCAACAAGAAGCACTGATAGATAAAGACAACATGGCTGCATCATCCTTAATTTTATCTCCAAATTCAGAAAGTTCTCTTCAGGCTTCATTTCAGACTCCCTGGTTTAATGGAGAG AATTCTAACTTTTCCATTGGGAGCCTTCTTG ATAAACTATCCACCTCACCTAAGAAAGATGAAAGGCTCCCTAGCATGGGG GAGACATCATCTGGAGGAAGTGCATCTAAGGAACCATCTCAGGAACCATCTCAGGAACCATCTCAGGAACCATCTCAGGAAATCCTTCCTAGTGCTCACCATTTACTAGAT CCGGAGACAGCTTTTCAAGCCATAATGGATGAAAATAGTGTGGACTTTGTGAAGAAATTCCAAGACCTGGCAAAGGAAATATCTGGTGAAAATAACAAAGCCCCGACAAGTCCGGCCTCTGATACTACATTCCCACCACTATGCAACACAGAATTAAATGGCAGATCCTCTGATGACAGCAATAGCGACAATGGAATCTTCAAACAAATCCTGAAACAATCAAAGACGAATGTCAGTTGA
- the LOC131773826 gene encoding thioredoxin domain-containing protein 9-like: protein MAGNIEHHIQNTLLQATKVMEEQIDSEIEKLDRMTSDEMEELREKRLEQLKKQEQQKREWLHKGHGQYNEIPGDKEFFKETKDSPRIVCHFFRDSTFRCKIVDKHLALLAPKHIEAKFVKVDAERCHFLVERLNIKVLPTILLIKDGKFLDRIVGFDELGGHDEFSTAMMEWRIARSGVINYSGDLSVPPDQANKKSSTTILKKSIRSRRDMDDDEDSEDDD from the coding sequence ATGGCTGGAAATATTGAGCACCATATCCAAAATACCTTGCTACAAGCAACAAAGGTAATGGAAGAGCAGATCGATTCAGAGATTGAAAAACTGGACCGTATGACTTCGGACGAAATGGAAGAGCTTCGTGAAAAACGGTTAGAGCAACTGAAAAAACAAGAGCAGCAAAAACGGGAGTGGCTTCACAAAGGACACGGCCAATACAACGAGATTCCGGGAGACAAAgaatttttcaaggaaacaaaagaCAGTCCCAGAATCGTGTGCCATTTCTTTCGCGACAGCACTTTTCGTTGCAAGATAGTTGACAAGCATTTGGCACTTTTGGCACCGAAGCACATTGAAGCAAAATTTGTCAAAGTGGACGCTGAACGgtgtcatttccttgtagaAAGATTAAATATTAAAGTCCTGCCGACCATTCTGCTTATCAAAGATGGTAAATTCCTCGATCGTATCGTGGGGTTCGATGAGTTAGGAGGTCATGATGAATTCAGCACCGCGATGATGGAATGGAGAATAGCGCGCTCTGGTGTTATTAATTACTCTGGGGATCTGAGTGTACCACCTGATCAGGCTAACAAGAAAAGTTCCACAACGATATTAAAGAAATCAATCCGGAGCAGAAGAGATATGGACGACGATGAAGATTCTGAGGATGATGATTAA
- the LOC131773834 gene encoding tRNA methyltransferase 10 homolog A-like: MTSDILLSLPRYSQVSNMEGDIEESKDIDQSTMSKRQRKRLQKRQFFVEHRKIKRKEKKERKKAQKRKLQEGKETEDGKEGVSSASDNLTNNKEKLSCEKKKKFRSMNSEHASSLRVAIDLSFDDLMTDRDIHKLLKQIQRTYSINRRADRPIQLYLTSFGGRSKTILDEIHCKYTSWDVHIKEESYGNVFSQEDVVYLTSDSPNVLSEVDESKAYIIGGLVDHNHHKGLCYRLAVERGIAHARLPISECVKLKSRTVITVNHVFEIMLLYSQTKDWKESLVQVLPARKMEGATENGGHKKTGNGAQKDEIAEEETDKSV, translated from the coding sequence ATGACCAGCGACATACTGCTCTCACTTCCAAGATATAGTCAGGTTTCAAACATGGAAGGCGATATAGAGGAATCGAAGGACATTGATCAATCAACAATGTCAAAGCGACAGAGAAAAAGGCTTCAAAAGCGTCAATTTTTCGTGGAACataggaaaattaaaagaaaagaaaaaaaggagaggaaGAAGGCGCAAAAGAGAAAACTACAGGAGGGGAAGGAGACAGAGGATGGGAAGGAAGGCGTGAGTTCTGCAAGCGACAATCTGACTaacaacaaagagaaacttTCTTgtgagaagaagaagaaatttagGTCGATGAACTCTGAACATGCTTCTTCTCTTCGTGTCGCAATAGACCTGAGTTTCGACGATTTAATGACCGATCGCGATATTCATAAACTCTTGAAACAAATCCAAAGAACGTACTCCATCAACAGACGAGCCGACCGACCTATTCAGTTGTACCTCACAAGCTTTGGCGGCAGGTCCAAGACAATACTGGATGAAATTCACTGTAAATATACAAGTTGGGATGTTCACATAAAGGAAGAAAGTTACGGCAATGTTTTCTCGCAAGAGGACGTAGTGTATCTAACTTCGGATTCACCCAATGTTTTGAGCGAAGTCGATGAATCTAAGGCATACATAATTGGTGGCCTTGTTGACCATAATCATCACAAAGGACTGTGCTACAGGCTTGCTGTCGAGCGTGGAATCGCGCATGCGCGGTTACCGATTAGTGAGTGTGTGAAGTTGAAATCCAGAACTGTAATTACCGTGAATCATGTGTTTGAGATTATGTTGCTGTACTCACAGACAAAGGACTGGAAAGAGTCTCTTGTCCAAGTCCTCCCAGCCAGGAAAATGGAAGGCGCTACAGAAAATGGAGGCCACAAGAAAACGGGAAATGGTGCTCAGAAAGATGAGATTGCTGAGGAAGAGACTGATAAATCAGTATAA